A genomic stretch from Setaria italica strain Yugu1 chromosome VII, Setaria_italica_v2.0, whole genome shotgun sequence includes:
- the LOC101757506 gene encoding GDP-L-galactose phosphorylase 2, producing the protein MEMKLTIRRVPTVVSNYQEDADKPRAGCGRNCLGDCCLPVSKLPLYAFKANPAKPSQEDASSTKSLVNILLTEWEDRMARGLFRYDVTACETKVIPGNLGFVAQLNEGRHLKKRPTEFRVDRVLQPFDPAKFNFTKVGQEEVLFQFENGAGDDSYFLNNAPITVADRAPNVVAINVSPIEYGHVLLIPRVLDGLPQRIDPESFLLALQMAAEAASPYFRLGYNSLGAFATINHLHFQAYYLSVPFPVEKAATHKIPLSEDTMKSGVTVSKLINYPVRGLVFEGGNTLNDLANVVSSACIWLQDNNVPYNVLISDCGKRIFLFPQCYAEKQAMGEVSQELLDTQVNPAVWEISGHIVLKRRNDYEEASETSAWKLLAEVSLSEERFEEVKAYIFTAAGLVQADEEKVSEGEEATYKPVPVAPLPIAEGCLVLQ; encoded by the exons ATGGAGATGAAGCTCACCATCAGGAGGGTGCCCACCGTCGTCTCCAACTACCAGGAGGACGCCGACAAGCCGCGCGCCGGATGCGGCAGGAACTGCCTCGGCGACTGCTGCCTCCCTG TTTCAAAGCTCCCCCTCTATGCTTTCAAGGCAAATCCGGCAAAGCCTTCACAGGAGGATGCTTCTTCAACTAAGTCCCTTGTCAATATCCTCCTTACTGAG TGGGAGGACAGGATGGCTCGAGGCTTATTCCGCTATGATGTCACTGCCTGTGAAACCAAGGTCATCCCTGGCAACCTTGGGTTCGTTGCACAACTGAATGAAGGCCGCCACCTTAAGAAGCGCCCTACCGAGTTCCGTGTCGACCGTGTGCTTCAGCCATTTGACCCTGCCAAGTTCAACTTTACCAAAGTTGGCCAGGAAGAGGTGCTCTTCCAGTTTGAGAATGGTGCTGGCGATGACAGCTACTTTCTGAATAATGCTCCAATCACTGTTGCTGATCGTGCACCAAATGTTGTTGCTATCAAT GTGAGCCCAATTGAATATGGTCACGTGCTTCTCATTCCCCGTGTTCTGGACGGCTTGCCTCAGAGGATTGATCCAGAGAGCTTCTTGCTAGCACTGCAGATGGCAGCTGAGGCAGCTAGCCCATACTTCAGGCTTGGTTACAATAGTTTGGGTGCCTTTGCTACCATCAATCACCTCCACTTCCAG GCATACTACTTGTCAGTGCCTTTCCCTGTCGAGAAGGCAGCTACCCACAAGATCCCTCTTTCCGAGGACACAATGAAGAGTGGGGTGACTGTGTCCAAGCTGATAAATTATCCTGTGAGAGGCCTGGTATTTGAGGGAGGGAACACACTGAATGACCTGGCAAATGTGGTTTCCAGTGCTTGTATTTGGCTGCAGGACAACAATGTGCCTTACAATGTGCTTATTTCGGACTGTGGCAAGAGGATCTTCCTCTTCCCCCAG TGCTATGCTGAGAAGCAGGCTATGGGCGAAGTGAGCCAGGAGCTGCTGGACACCCAGGTGAATCCAGCCGTGTGGGAGATCAGTGGCCACATTGTGCTGAAGCGGAGGAATGACTATGAGGAGGCATCTGAAACCTCTGCGTGGAAGCTACTCGCTGAGGTCTCCCTGTCTGAGGAACGCTTCGAGGAAGTGAAGGCCTACATCTTCACTGCTGCTGGTCTGGTTCAGGCCGATGAGGAGAAAGTCAGTGAGGGTGAGGAAGCAACCTACAAGCCCGTCCCCGTCGCCCCTCTGCCTATTGCAGAAGGCTGCCTCGTCCTCCAGTGA